TGTCGGCCAATACCCGGCAATAAAACTAAAAAAAGTAAACCAATACTGAGCACTAATAACGCAAGACTGATCTGTTGCCAGTAAGAGGTTTTTATTTGTACGACAATGATTCCGGCAGCGATTCCTAAGGTTAAGTAAAAAAGCTGATGAAAAAAAAAGTGGAAAGGCTGGCCATACTGATGTTCAGAAATCACGATAGAGGTTGAAGCGACCATTAACAGACCGAAAGCAAGCAAAGTAGCAATAACGATTAGCAGCCAACGATCATACAAAACGATGGATGCAACATCCGGATTGCTGGTTTTAGACATATCAATGGATTCCTCGCACTAAACTGATAAAAGTATCACCACGTGCTTCATAATTTTTAAACATATCCATGCTCGCACAAGCTGGAGATAAAAGCACAATATCACCTTGCGTTGCTGTTTGATGGGCTAATTTTACTGCCTGCGCCAAATCAGAAGACAGTTCGATAGAGGTACTTTTTTCTAAAGCATTTTTTAATAAAGCGGCATCTCGACCCATTAAAATCATTTTTTTAACATAGCGCTTTACGGAATCATTTAATAAAGAAAAATCAGCGCCCTTGGCTAAGCCTCCAGCAATTAAAATGATTTTACCTGAAATGGCTGGACCTAATCCATTTAACGCAGCGAGTGTTGCGCCGACGTTGGTTGCTTTAGAATCGTTATACCAAGTCACGCCTTTATGCTCTTTAATCCACTGGCAGCGATGAGGTAAACCCTTAAATTGACAAAGTGCGGTTAACATAGCAGCGGGAGGTAATCCAATAGCATGCCCTATGGTTAAAGCAGCTAATGTATTTGCCCAATTGTGTCGACCTTTAATAGGTATTTTATCAACAGAAAGTAAAATTTGATTCCCTTTTGCAAGATAGGGTTTTTGATTGACCACTTGTAAGCCAAATTCTTGAGAACCCGGTTGTAGTGACTCTAAACCAAAACTGGTTATTTTTTTGGTGGTATAGTCTGGAAAAGTATTTAAATCTTCTCGATTCCATACGGCTATTTCAGATCCATGGTAGATGCGTTGCTTAACTTGGATATAAGTGGCTAAGGTTTTATGGCGATCTAAATGATCTGGACTGATGTTGAGTATGCTAGCCAATTTAGGCTGCAAACTATAAGTCGTTTCTAATTGAAAACTTGAAATCTCTAATACATAAAAATCCGGTATCGGCTCATCAAGCAAATCTAATGCAGGTTTGCCTATGTTACCTCCCACGGCAACCTTTAGTTTTGACTGATGTATCATATCGCCTACTAAACTTGTTACCGTGCCTTTAGCATTGCTGCCGGTAATCGCAATGATAGGTGCACGTGCTTGTTGGGCAAATAATTCGATATCGCCAATGGGCTTAAGCTTATGGAGGCTGATCACTCTGTGGATATTCCTCTCGTTGAGATCAATGCCAGGACTGACAATTAATTCCTTACAATCTTGAAAGTATATTGGGTCAAAAGGCCCTAAATGGTAAGCCACTTGGGGAAATTCTTTTTTAAATACGGATAATTTGGGTGGACTTAAACGGCTATCCAAGAGTGTAAAAGGTAAATTTAATCGTTTAAAATAGCGTGCACAGGATAGTCCTGTTTCACCTAAGCCTAGAATCAAACGGGTATAAGAAGAATTAGCGTGTGGCATCAATAATTCCGCCTCCCAAGCAGGTTTGTTCTTGATAAAAAACAACAGATTGACCGGGAGTAATCGCTCGCTGTGGGGTTTCAAATGCAATTTGATAATTATCATTGCCACAGGGTGTGATTAGGCAAGGAGTTTCAAGTTGTCGATAACGCGTTTTTGCTGTGCAATGGAATGGTTTTGTGGGTGGGCAACCGCTGATCCAATGTAGCTGAGTGCAAACCAGAGCCTGAGCGAAGAGTGCAGGATGATTTTCTCCTTGTACGACGATTAATGTATTACGAGCGAGTTGTTTATCGGCGACATACCATGGATTTCCAGATTTTTCTTTCTGACCACCGATTCGCAATCCCTGTCGCTGGCCTATCGTGTAAAACATCAGGCCATCATGTTGTCCCAATATTTCACCTGCTAATGTTTCTATATTCCCAGGTTGGGCGGGCAAGTAAGTTTGTAAAAAATGTTTGAACTTACGTTCTCCGATAAAGCAGATACCAGTACTATCTTTTTTAGTCGCATTAAGAAATCCTGCTGATTTGGCGATTAGGCGGACTTTCGGT
The Candidatus Rickettsiella isopodorum DNA segment above includes these coding regions:
- the murD gene encoding UDP-N-acetylmuramoyl-L-alanine--D-glutamate ligase codes for the protein MPHANSSYTRLILGLGETGLSCARYFKRLNLPFTLLDSRLSPPKLSVFKKEFPQVAYHLGPFDPIYFQDCKELIVSPGIDLNERNIHRVISLHKLKPIGDIELFAQQARAPIIAITGSNAKGTVTSLVGDMIHQSKLKVAVGGNIGKPALDLLDEPIPDFYVLEISSFQLETTYSLQPKLASILNISPDHLDRHKTLATYIQVKQRIYHGSEIAVWNREDLNTFPDYTTKKITSFGLESLQPGSQEFGLQVVNQKPYLAKGNQILLSVDKIPIKGRHNWANTLAALTIGHAIGLPPAAMLTALCQFKGLPHRCQWIKEHKGVTWYNDSKATNVGATLAALNGLGPAISGKIILIAGGLAKGADFSLLNDSVKRYVKKMILMGRDAALLKNALEKSTSIELSSDLAQAVKLAHQTATQGDIVLLSPACASMDMFKNYEARGDTFISLVRGIH
- the mnmA gene encoding tRNA 2-thiouridine(34) synthase MnmA, whose product is MKKQRVMVGLSGGVDSSVTALLLKEQGYQVEGLFMKNWEEDDTEDYCSASADIADAQAICDRLAIPLHTINFSAEYWNRVFTHFLAEYQLGRTPNPDILCNREIKFKTFLAYALQCGADFIATGHYAGKSYKNNTYQLLKCADKNKDQTYFLYTLGQEPLAKTLFPLADLTKPKVRLIAKSAGFLNATKKDSTGICFIGERKFKHFLQTYLPAQPGNIETLAGEILGQHDGLMFYTIGQRQGLRIGGQKEKSGNPWYVADKQLARNTLIVVQGENHPALFAQALVCTQLHWISGCPPTKPFHCTAKTRYRQLETPCLITPCGNDNYQIAFETPQRAITPGQSVVFYQEQTCLGGGIIDATR